One window from the genome of Salvia miltiorrhiza cultivar Shanhuang (shh) chromosome 7, IMPLAD_Smil_shh, whole genome shotgun sequence encodes:
- the LOC130995536 gene encoding probable pectate lyase 5 yields the protein MGIRILIVMLLPLLAPKFTFSSPVADPELVVQEVNEKINASRRKLGFLSCGTGNPIDDCWRCDPNWEKNRQRLADCAIGFGKHAIGGRDGKIYVVTDSGDHAVNPQPGTLRYGVIQKEPLWIIFARDMVIRLKQELMLNSFKTIDGRGASVHIAGGACITVQYVTNVIIHGLNIHDCKQGGNAYVRDSPDHYGWRTVSDGDGVSIFGGSHVWVDHCSLSNCRDGLIDAIHGSTAITISNNYLTHHNKVMLLGHSDTYKQDKNMQVTIAFNHFGEGLVQRMPRCRHGYFHVVNNDYTHWEMYAIGGSASPTINSQGNRFLAPDRDDNKEVTKHEDAPESEWKRWNWRSEGDLMLNGAFFTRSGAGASSNYAKASSLSARPSSLVGTMTGGSGSLNCRKGKRC from the exons ATGGGAATTCGAATTCTCATAGTCATGCTACTTCCATTATTAGCTCCTAAATTCACATTCTCTTCACCAGTTGCTGACCCTGAGCTCGTAGTACAAGAAGTTAATGA GAAAATCAATGCATCACGAAGGAAGCTAGGGTTCCTATCGTGCGGGACAGGGAACCCCATCGACGACTGCTGGCGGTGCGACCCCAATTGGGAAAAGAACCGGCAGCGGCTGGCCGACTGCGCCATCGGGTTCGGCAAGCACGCGATCGGGGGCCGCGACGGGAAGATCTACGTGGTGACGGACTCCGGCGACCACGCGGTGAACCCGCAGCCGGGGACCTTGAGGTACGGCGTGATCCAGAAGGAGCCGCTGTGGATCATCTTCGCGCGGGACATGGTGATCCGGCTGAAGCAGGAGCTGATGTTGAACTCGTTCAAGACGATCGACGGGCGCGGGGCGAGCGTGCACATCGCGGGCGGCGCGTGCATCACGGTGCAGTACGTGACGAACGTGATCATCCACGGCCTCAACATCCACGACTGCAAGCAGGGCGGCAACGCGTACGTGCGGGACTCGCCCGACCACTACGGGTGGCGCACGGTGTCGGACGGCGACGGCGTGTCCATCTTCGGGGGCAGCCACGTGTGGGTGGACCACTGCTCCCTCTCCAACTGCCGCGACGGCCTCATCGACGCCATCCACGGCTCCACCGCCATCACCATCTCCAACAACTACCTCACGCACCACAACAAGGTCATGCTGCTCGGCCACAGCGACACCTACAAGCAGGACAAGAACATGCAGGTCACCATCGCCTTCAACCACTTCGGCGAGGGCCTCGTGCAGCGCATGCCCCGCTGCCGCCACGGCTATTTCCACGTCGTCAACAACGATTACACGCATTGGGAGATGTACGCCATTGGCGGCAGCGCCTCCCCCACCATCAACAGCCAGGGCAACCGCTTCCTCGCTCCCGACCGAGACGACAACAAGGAGGTCACCAAGCATGAGGATGCGCCGGAGAGCGAATGGAAGAGGTGGAATTGGAGATCGGAAGGAGACCTAATGCTCAACGGCGCCTTCTTCACGCGCTCCGGCGCCGGGGCGTCGTCTAATTACGCAAAGGCATCGAGCTTGAGCGCTAGGCCTTCTTCCCTAGTGGGAACCATGACGGGAGGCTCGGGTTCGCTCAACTGCAGGAAAGGCAAACGCTGCTGA